The genomic region TCGACATCCAGGCCAATCCCGAACGCGTCACCACGGTGGGCAACGCGGCGCTCGTGGTGCCGGGCGCCGTGGAAATAGAGGGAGGTGGGGAACTCGCCCTGTCCAACCGGATCGCCGTCTGGACGCCCATTCGCGTGAAGGTCGGCGCCTACGACAACCTGCAGGTCAGCTTCAACACCGAGGGCTTCCTGGTCAGACAGGACCTGCAGCGGCCGGCGGGCGTGGGCCTGGGGCTGAAGCTGCCGCTCCACGGCGATCACGAGAGCCCGCTGCCGTTTGTAGCGGCGCGGCTGGATATCTGGAGCCCCCTGCCCGCGCCGATGGACGGCGTAGCCCGGGCGCAGGCCGAAATAGTGGCCAGCCGCACCTGGGGCAACTTCGGCTTCGCGGCCGCGGCCGGCGGGGATTTCGCGGCCAATGGCGCCAGCGGCCCGATGGGCGGCCTGGCGCTGGGCATCCCCGAACTCGGGCCGGTGGGCGCGTGGGTCGAGGCGCGGTACCGGTCCGGCCTGTTCTACGGCGGGGCAAGCGCCGCCTACACGATCAGCCGCGAGGCGGTCGTGGACCTGGGCGGCGGTTACCGCTCCGACGGCGCGCTGCTGGTGCGTACGGGATTCACGCGTAGTTTTGCACTCCCTTGGTGACGGAGCGCTCAAGATTCCATAAGGCAGGCCGAAACATAGGAGCGGGGAGGATCGGACGCCTCCGGATCGAAGCGCACGGACGCGAGCCAAGCTGAAAACGGGGAGTGATAGGCTTGCTCAATCCCTTGCCGCGTGAAATCGACGCGGGGTTGCTCGCGCTTGCGCCAATCACGGTGGGCACCGCCGCAGAGGTGCTGGATGCTGTCCATCGGACCAGCGAAGCCTGGATCCGCATGGTCAATACCCTAGACGACCTCGCAGGCGTCTTGACGGACATCGACGAGGGCCGGTTCTAGGTAGGGGAGAGGATCAGGCGGCCTCCGTACGCGGAGGCCGCCTGATCGGTTTTCGAGGGGCGCGAAACCAAACGCCAGGCGGCGGGGTCTTCCGGTTCATGAAAGACGATCCGACCACCCCCTACGAAGCCTTCACCGTCTACCTGCTCGGCCTGGCCACCACGCTGGCCGACCAGTTCCTGAAGTTCTTCGTCATCACCATCCTCACGCTCGGCCAGTCCCGGCCGCTGATCGACGGCTTTCTGAGCCTCACCTACGTGCAGAACCTGGGCGCGGCGTTCAGTCTGCAGTGGGGCCACGGCTGGATCGCGGCGATCGTGGGCATCGCCGTCGTGACGGGCATCGTCGGCTACCAGTGGAGCGCCCGCCGGCGCGAGCCCCTGGTCGTGGTCGGCTTGGGCCTGGTGCTCGGCGGCGCGGCGGGAAACCTGATCGATCGCCTCGCCCTGGGCCACGTGCGCGACATGTTCGACCTGCAGTGGCACGGCCAGAACGTCTTTCCGATCTTCAACATCGCGGACATCGGGGTCTGCGTGGGCGCGGCCCTGCTGATCATGGCCAGTTTCCGGCGACCGGTCCCGGTGCCCGTCAGATCGTCTCGATGACCTGTTGACCCTGCGATCTTCCCGCGAGATAATGATCTGTACAGATAGTTGTACTTATTGGAGGAACGCAGTGGCGAGGCAGTACTCGGTAGCCGAGGCGCGAGCGCGGCTGCCACAGCTTCTCGATGACGTGGAGCGGGGAACTTCGATCCAGCTCACCCGCCGCGGGAAGCCGGTCGCCTTCCTCGTTCCGGTAGGGGAATACCAGCGGCTGCAGTTCGGAAAGCCCGATCTCTGGGAGACTATCGTCGACTGGCGCGCATCCACGGACATGTCGGACCTCGATATCGACCAGATCATGCAAGACGTTCGCGAGGGGTCGCCGGGCCGGGACGTCGGCATCTGATGCGATTCCTCCTGGATACCAACGTCCTGTCCGAGCCGTTGCGGCCACTCCCCGACCCGGGCGTGCTCGAGGGGATAGAGGCGCACAGGAATGAGGTGGCCACGGCCTGCGTGGTCTGGCACGAGCTCTGGTACGGCGCTGCCCGGCTGACTC from Candidatus Tanganyikabacteria bacterium harbors:
- the lspA gene encoding signal peptidase II, whose amino-acid sequence is MKDDPTTPYEAFTVYLLGLATTLADQFLKFFVITILTLGQSRPLIDGFLSLTYVQNLGAAFSLQWGHGWIAAIVGIAVVTGIVGYQWSARRREPLVVVGLGLVLGGAAGNLIDRLALGHVRDMFDLQWHGQNVFPIFNIADIGVCVGAALLIMASFRRPVPVPVRSSR
- a CDS encoding type II toxin-antitoxin system Phd/YefM family antitoxin, whose amino-acid sequence is MICTDSCTYWRNAVARQYSVAEARARLPQLLDDVERGTSIQLTRRGKPVAFLVPVGEYQRLQFGKPDLWETIVDWRASTDMSDLDIDQIMQDVREGSPGRDVGI